The sequence ATGTTTGTAGGTGCCTGTAGTTCCCAGTCACGTGCATTCTATCAACGATTCAGTGTCAGCAGAGGAGGCTGCTGATGAGTACGAGTTTGCCATTCGACAATTAGTGAAAACTCGTGTGGTCAGTGTGTCTGACAATAGTGATTGCCCCAAGTTTGACCTCATCCTCCTTGGGATGGGCCCGGATGGCCATGTTGCCTCATTATTCCCTAACCATTCCGTGCTCAACGAGAAAGATGAATGGGTAACTTTTATTACTGATTCCCCCAAACCCCCACCTGAGAGGATCACATTCACTTTGCCTGTCATCAACTCAGCTTCAAATGTAGCTGTGGTCGTGACTGGTGACAGCAAGGCTGAGGCGGTTCACTTGGCAATCGACGATGTTGGACCTGACTGCCCATCACTGCCTGCAAGGATGGTCCAGCCAAATGGGAAGTTGGTGTGGTTTTTGGACAAGCCAGCTGCCTCAAAACTTGACCATCCTCAGCAGGGTTGAGCTGTTCTTGCCAATGTGTATGCTTGTATTTAGTGGTCGGATACACCTGTGGATCAGTTTCTCTTCCATTAGTTCCAGTCTTttggtggggtttttttttttttttttttttttttttttctttctttttttttttttttggccttctggttaaattctccattttgtcttttcttgttcttttctttaGGAAGGGTTGGAGAAGTGTGATTATCCTTTTTGTAAGAAGAGGGTTAATAAAGTTGGGGTCTTAATTCTAAAGCTTTTGTTCTGGTTCCTTATAGGTTAAACTTTAGTTTGATGAGTTAAAGCCATTCAGATTTGGAATAGCAGGACCATGATATTCaacaggatttttttttttttgggtatctTTTTCCTCCTCCcctcatatatataatttatatatgttattcTCATTGTTGGGTGAAAATGAATTGATCTcttacaattaattaattaattaattaatttctcaagttaattaattagattaaatttCATGtaatagcgtggtagcacaaacaaatcaccaaataattaaatgtagcgaaaaataaatttggcataggtgatttgtttacgaatggaaaaAACCATCGAGGCAAAATCCCACCGGgagaatttaaggtcaccactcctgaaaatctactattatcaatcacaagtggTTCCAAGTATAAACTCTATGGCCTATCttgaaataccaacctacagttgaacctttacctcaatacccaattgggcttgtattgtagcggcaatctctccgtttaatgcacgaatctcagtacgtgactaactcctttgcatgaatcttagtacgtgactaactcaccaacttaaggaagatgttgacttcaaagttcttcagttcatcaacaatgaaaatcagGAAGCTTCTTGGTCACAAAGCCTTTGGCgaaaagacgcagtaacttctatAGAGAGAATGAAGAACTAGGCCACAATATGTTTGTATTCTGTTTACATACACTTTGCATATGTTGTGCATAAtatgacggcctttaaaataagccatatatatgtctagagttgtgagaaaagaaatcatacacaaatatattacaatatacgtgtaatcagatttgaaaagtttgatttcgtaattctcgacagatacaggTTGTGTCGAGTTTCAACATTAAATACAAGTTGtatcgagcttcaacattaaatctcgatagaaaggattctgtCGAGACTTCTGTTGAggtttaatgaacaacacttccttcacttatttcttggtcaGACTTGCATGATTTCAATATTCAACTTGAAcacttgttccttga comes from Castanea sativa cultivar Marrone di Chiusa Pesio chromosome 3, ASM4071231v1 and encodes:
- the LOC142629702 gene encoding putative 6-phosphogluconolactonase 1, which produces MSLSGAHNNRGEVKVRDSLDDLSTELADYIAELSEASVKERGVFAIALSGGSLVSLMGKLCDAPYNKTVDWSKWYVFWADERVVAKNHTDSNYKLAKDGLLSKVPVVPSHVHSINDSVSAEEAADEYEFAIRQLVKTRVVSVSDNSDCPKFDLILLGMGPDGHVASLFPNHSVLNEKDEWVTFITDSPKPPPERITFTLPVINSASNVAVVVTGDSKAEAVHLAIDDVGPDCPSLPARMVQPNGKLVWFLDKPAASKLDHPQQG